One genomic region from Microcystis panniformis FACHB-1757 encodes:
- a CDS encoding cysteine desulfurase family protein, whose translation MSQKPIYLDCHATTPLEPQVLAAMLPYFTEHFGNASSINHVYGWTAEAAVKQARETIAAAINSSPEEIIFTSGATEANNLAIKGVAEAYFAKGRHIVTVMTEHRAVLDPCHYLEKLGFEVTILPVGADGLIDLELLEKSLRPDTILLSIMAANNEIGVIQPLAAIGAICRQYQVLFHTDAAQAIGKIPLDVEEMNIDLMSLTAHKVHGPKGIGALYVRRRNPRVRLAAQIQGGGQEKGLRSGTIFTPQIVGFAKAVELGIKAIEEDNSHLNQLKARLWEIISQLDRIYLNGHPSQRLAGNLNISIEGVDGAALLLGLQPIVALSSGSACSSSHTAPSHVLTALGRPESLAYASLRFGLSRFNTLEEIELVGEQVVLTVNSLRKAKNF comes from the coding sequence ATGTCTCAAAAGCCGATTTATCTAGATTGCCACGCCACGACACCCCTAGAGCCGCAAGTTCTGGCGGCGATGTTGCCCTATTTTACCGAACACTTTGGTAATGCCAGTAGTATTAATCATGTCTATGGTTGGACAGCCGAGGCCGCGGTTAAACAGGCAAGAGAAACAATCGCCGCTGCTATTAATAGTAGTCCCGAAGAAATTATTTTTACCAGTGGGGCAACGGAGGCCAATAACCTCGCTATCAAAGGGGTTGCCGAAGCTTATTTCGCCAAGGGAAGGCATATAGTTACGGTGATGACAGAACATCGGGCCGTTTTAGATCCCTGTCATTATCTGGAAAAATTGGGTTTTGAGGTGACAATTTTACCCGTCGGTGCTGATGGCCTAATTGACTTGGAACTACTAGAAAAATCTTTGCGTCCTGACACGATTTTGCTGTCAATTATGGCTGCTAACAACGAGATTGGGGTGATTCAACCTTTAGCGGCAATTGGGGCGATTTGTCGCCAGTATCAGGTACTTTTTCATACGGACGCGGCCCAAGCAATCGGCAAAATTCCCCTAGATGTGGAGGAAATGAATATAGATCTAATGTCCTTAACTGCCCACAAAGTCCACGGACCAAAGGGAATCGGTGCGCTGTACGTCCGGCGCCGAAACCCCAGAGTTCGTCTCGCCGCTCAAATTCAAGGGGGAGGTCAGGAAAAAGGACTGCGATCGGGTACAATATTTACACCGCAAATTGTCGGTTTTGCCAAGGCAGTAGAATTGGGCATCAAAGCGATAGAAGAAGATAACAGCCACTTAAATCAGTTAAAAGCCCGTTTATGGGAGATTATCAGTCAATTAGACAGAATTTATCTCAATGGTCATCCTAGCCAAAGATTAGCCGGAAATTTGAATATTAGTATTGAAGGGGTGGACGGTGCGGCGTTATTGTTAGGATTACAGCCAATAGTGGCTCTTTCCTCCGGTTCTGCCTGTTCTTCTAGCCATACCGCCCCCTCTCACGTTTTAACTGCCTTGGGTCGCCCCGAATCTCTCGCCTACGCCTCCCTACGCTTCGGGTTGAGTCGTTTTAACACTTTAGAAGAAATTGAACTGGTGGGGGAACAGGTGGTTTTAACGGTTAATTCCCTCCGCAAAGCCAAAAATTTTTGA
- a CDS encoding phage integrase SAM-like domain-containing protein has protein sequence MDDSQKYEADCQKIRKVNHELLKDFESWLESSGLSEKTINNHISNIDFYINEYLLYEDAVEAKDGVDMVGDFLGYWFIKKALWASQSSLKANAGSLKKFYTFLLEKGLIDKNDLRELKETIKEELSEWLETLE, from the coding sequence ATGGATGATTCCCAGAAATATGAGGCTGACTGTCAAAAGATAAGAAAAGTCAATCATGAATTACTAAAGGATTTCGAGAGTTGGCTAGAATCATCAGGTTTGTCGGAAAAAACCATTAATAATCATATTTCAAATATAGATTTTTATATCAACGAATATTTACTCTATGAGGATGCAGTAGAAGCTAAAGACGGGGTAGATATGGTCGGTGACTTTTTGGGTTATTGGTTTATCAAAAAGGCCCTGTGGGCCAGTCAATCAAGTCTCAAGGCTAACGCAGGTAGTCTGAAAAAGTTCTACACTTTCTTACTGGAAAAAGGCCTAATAGATAAAAATGATTTGCGAGAACTTAAAGAAACCATCAAGGAAGAACTGAGTGAATGGCTGGAAACCCTAGAGTGA
- a CDS encoding Coq4 family protein — protein sequence MLSVYDIEDGLKESWLQRLSWQYVKSGRATAQIIAQRYLAASPCLETLLKLPEDSLGYHYAAHLISLNFDPNFYRSIQVNSDTDYLLLRLGQTHDIWHIVTGFGVDVTGELQLKAFELSQTRRPLAIVLLLGGLLGALFSSPLSLASLWEEIVIAYNFGKNTRPFLAQKWELAWEKSLLVWRQELAIVSSKN from the coding sequence ATTCTGTCTGTATATGATATTGAAGATGGCTTAAAAGAGAGTTGGTTACAGCGATTATCTTGGCAATATGTTAAAAGCGGTCGAGCTACCGCTCAAATAATTGCCCAAAGATATCTAGCCGCTAGTCCCTGTTTAGAAACCCTGCTAAAACTCCCAGAAGATTCCCTGGGTTATCATTATGCTGCTCACCTAATTAGTCTCAATTTTGATCCTAATTTTTATCGGTCTATTCAGGTCAATTCCGATACAGATTATCTGCTGCTTCGCTTAGGGCAAACTCACGATATCTGGCATATAGTAACGGGTTTTGGTGTCGATGTGACGGGAGAATTGCAACTGAAAGCTTTTGAATTAAGTCAAACTCGTCGCCCTCTAGCTATTGTCCTACTTTTAGGGGGATTATTGGGAGCTTTATTTTCTTCTCCACTTTCCTTAGCCTCTCTCTGGGAAGAGATTGTCATCGCCTATAATTTTGGCAAAAATACTCGACCTTTTTTGGCGCAAAAATGGGAACTAGCTTGGGAGAAATCCCTGCTAGTTTGGCGGCAAGAATTGGCGATTGTCTCCTCTAAAAACTAA
- the grxC gene encoding glutaredoxin 3, with protein MLNLFNSLFGRYNENIKANVEIYTWATCPYCIRAKWLLGWKGVKYTEYKIDGDESARQAMAERSNGKRSVPQIFINNEHIGGCDDLYALDGQKKLDNLLAKCGTI; from the coding sequence ATGCTAAATCTATTTAACTCGCTTTTTGGGCGTTATAACGAGAATATCAAGGCCAATGTGGAAATTTACACTTGGGCAACTTGTCCCTACTGTATTCGTGCTAAATGGCTGCTGGGTTGGAAAGGGGTAAAATACACCGAATACAAGATTGATGGGGATGAAAGCGCTCGTCAAGCCATGGCGGAACGGTCTAACGGTAAACGCAGTGTACCACAGATTTTTATTAATAATGAACATATCGGTGGTTGTGATGATTTGTATGCTTTGGATGGTCAGAAAAAATTAGATAATTTACTGGCTAAATGTGGGACTATCTAA
- a CDS encoding TMEM165/GDT1 family protein, translating to MSDSKSIASTEKKPEHPPSWSFWTVFSSTFLTVFLAEIGDKTQEHPPSWSFWTVFSSTFLTVFLAEIGDKTQLATLLISAESQSPWVVFAGAASALIATSLLGVLIGYWIARRLSPKTLDIGVAILLLLITGLLIGDIL from the coding sequence ATGAGTGATAGCAAATCGATCGCCTCAACCGAGAAAAAGCCTGAGCATCCACCTTCTTGGAGTTTTTGGACGGTGTTTAGTTCCACCTTCCTAACCGTATTTTTGGCTGAAATCGGCGATAAAACCCAAGAGCATCCACCTTCTTGGAGTTTTTGGACGGTGTTTAGTTCCACCTTCCTAACCGTATTTTTGGCTGAAATCGGCGATAAAACCCAATTAGCCACCCTTCTCATCAGCGCCGAATCCCAATCCCCCTGGGTGGTTTTTGCCGGGGCAGCCAGCGCTTTAATCGCTACCAGTCTCCTCGGTGTCCTGATCGGTTATTGGATTGCTCGTCGTCTTTCCCCCAAAACCTTAGATATCGGTGTCGCTATCCTTCTCCTTTTGATCACTGGTTTACTGATCGGCGATATTCTCTAA
- a CDS encoding NADH-quinone oxidoreductase subunit M has protein sequence MLNAFIWLPIIGAILIAYTPLEAKKVRGLALTLAVVLLLLNILLGWQFDPSNPQMQFTVNLPWINFLGFNYALGVDGLSFSLLFLNSILTIIALYASGTEVNRPKFYYSLLLLLNAGVAGAFLAQDLLLFFLFYELEIVPLYFLIAIWGGQRRGYAGMKFLLYTAISGFLVLISFLGLVWLTGANNFAYNPLLSNNLDVKTQLLLLIPLLIGLAIKIPIFPFHTWLPDAHVEASTPVSVLLAGILLKLGTYGLLRFGVGLFLDAWVTIAPWLATIAAISALYGASCAIAQKDMKKVVAYSSISHMAYILLAAAATTRLSITAAILQMISHGLISALLFLLVGVVYKKTGSRDVNYLRGLLNPERGLPITGMLMILAAMASAGIPGMVGFIAEFLVFRGSFPIFPIQTLLCLVASGLTAVYFLLMINRVFFGRLTPELSRIPRSTWPERFPEIALALFIIVLGLQPSWMIHWSENQASVLLTGTAISQKQS, from the coding sequence ATGCTCAACGCTTTTATTTGGCTACCGATTATAGGGGCGATACTGATTGCCTACACGCCTCTAGAGGCGAAAAAAGTGCGAGGATTAGCTCTAACTCTTGCTGTCGTTCTCTTACTGCTTAATATTCTCCTTGGCTGGCAATTTGACCCTAGTAACCCGCAAATGCAGTTCACGGTTAACCTGCCTTGGATTAATTTCCTCGGTTTCAATTATGCCCTCGGTGTCGATGGCTTATCATTCTCATTACTTTTTCTTAACAGCATCTTGACAATAATTGCTCTTTATGCTAGTGGCACAGAGGTTAACCGACCGAAATTTTACTATTCTCTGCTCTTGTTACTCAATGCCGGAGTAGCGGGGGCCTTTCTAGCGCAGGATTTACTGCTATTTTTCCTATTTTACGAATTAGAAATCGTCCCCCTTTACTTTCTCATTGCCATTTGGGGGGGTCAAAGACGCGGCTACGCGGGCATGAAATTTTTATTATACACGGCAATTTCAGGCTTTTTAGTGCTAATTTCCTTCCTCGGCTTAGTTTGGCTAACCGGTGCTAATAATTTCGCCTATAATCCCCTTTTATCGAATAATTTAGACGTTAAAACCCAATTACTGCTCCTCATACCCCTTCTGATTGGATTAGCAATCAAAATCCCGATTTTTCCCTTTCATACTTGGCTACCGGATGCCCACGTGGAAGCATCTACCCCCGTTTCTGTGCTTTTAGCGGGAATATTACTCAAATTAGGAACCTATGGACTGCTGCGCTTTGGAGTCGGTTTATTCCTCGATGCTTGGGTGACTATCGCCCCTTGGTTAGCAACGATAGCAGCTATCAGCGCCCTCTACGGGGCCAGTTGCGCTATTGCCCAAAAGGATATGAAAAAAGTAGTCGCCTATTCTTCTATTTCCCACATGGCCTATATTTTACTAGCGGCGGCGGCCACCACCAGATTAAGCATCACTGCGGCGATTTTGCAGATGATTAGTCACGGTTTAATTTCCGCTTTGTTATTTTTGTTGGTGGGAGTAGTGTATAAAAAAACCGGCAGTCGGGATGTGAATTATTTACGCGGTTTATTAAATCCGGAAAGAGGTTTACCAATCACGGGAATGTTAATGATTTTAGCGGCTATGGCCAGCGCCGGCATACCCGGAATGGTGGGATTTATCGCCGAATTTTTAGTTTTTCGTGGCAGTTTCCCGATTTTTCCGATACAAACGCTCTTATGTTTGGTCGCTAGTGGTTTAACCGCAGTATATTTTCTCCTGATGATTAATCGGGTTTTCTTTGGTCGTTTAACCCCCGAATTATCGCGCATTCCCCGGAGTACCTGGCCCGAAAGATTTCCCGAAATTGCTTTGGCTTTATTTATTATTGTTTTGGGATTACAACCGAGTTGGATGATTCACTGGAGTGAAAACCAAGCATCAGTGTTATTAACTGGCACGGCAATTAGTCAAAAGCAATCATAG
- a CDS encoding DUF488 domain-containing protein: MKNPPTKQSLILTFGYGNRSSYDSLLAYINEFEVDFLIDVREKPRAWSRKWYGDQLEKLCHQQGIEYLSEKTLGNISGTSHWVSPEPEKVDQVLQDIAKKAQSKTVLLLCAEMDYHRCHRVEVAEKLKKLTHQPIKHLE; the protein is encoded by the coding sequence ATGAAAAATCCACCTACAAAGCAATCATTGATTTTAACCTTTGGCTACGGCAATCGTTCAAGCTATGATAGTCTTTTAGCATATATTAACGAATTTGAGGTTGATTTTCTGATCGATGTTCGCGAAAAACCCCGCGCATGGAGTCGCAAATGGTATGGTGATCAACTTGAAAAATTGTGTCATCAACAAGGAATAGAGTATTTGTCAGAAAAAACTTTAGGAAATATTTCAGGGACAAGTCATTGGGTTTCCCCTGAACCGGAAAAAGTTGATCAAGTTTTACAAGATATTGCTAAAAAAGCTCAGTCAAAAACAGTTTTGCTATTATGTGCAGAAATGGATTATCATCGTTGTCATCGGGTTGAAGTGGCTGAGAAGTTAAAAAAATTAACTCACCAACCAATTAAGCATTTAGAATAA
- a CDS encoding type II toxin-antitoxin system RelE/ParE family toxin, which yields MIKSFRCKDTEKLYNKQFVKKFSGIERLAIKRLRILESANTLEALAGLPSNRLERLKGDRIGQYSIRINDQYRICFSWDDAATNVEIVDYH from the coding sequence ATGATTAAAAGCTTTCGATGTAAAGATACAGAAAAGCTTTATAATAAGCAGTTTGTTAAAAAGTTTTCTGGGATTGAACGATTAGCGATCAAAAGATTGCGTATTTTAGAAAGTGCTAATACACTAGAAGCATTGGCAGGATTGCCGAGTAACCGCTTAGAACGTTTAAAAGGGGATAGAATCGGTCAATATAGTATTCGCATCAATGACCAGTATCGTATTTGTTTCTCATGGGATGATGCAGCTACTAATGTTGAAATTGTTGATTATCATTAA
- a CDS encoding vWA domain-containing protein: MTSESVVQDRDYTLIIDKSGSMSTADKPSEKTRWQIAQESTLALARKCEEIDPDGITIYLFSGRFRRYDNVTSDKVTQIYQENEPMGRTDLAAVLQDALDNYFQRKTAGKTKPNGETILVITDGEPDDRKAVMRQIIEASRKLDSDQELAISLIQVGHDRQATEFLKALDDQLESAGAKFDIVDTITIDDMEDMTLAEVLLNAITD; this comes from the coding sequence ATGACCAGTGAAAGTGTTGTACAGGACAGAGATTATACTCTGATTATTGACAAAAGTGGCAGTATGTCCACTGCTGATAAACCCAGCGAGAAAACCCGTTGGCAAATTGCCCAAGAATCCACCCTCGCCTTGGCTAGAAAGTGCGAGGAAATTGATCCAGACGGCATCACTATCTATCTTTTCTCTGGACGTTTCCGACGCTATGATAATGTTACTTCCGATAAGGTGACACAAATTTATCAAGAAAATGAACCCATGGGGAGGACAGACCTAGCAGCTGTGCTGCAAGATGCCCTTGATAATTATTTTCAGCGCAAAACTGCCGGCAAAACTAAACCCAACGGAGAAACTATTCTGGTGATTACCGACGGAGAACCAGATGATCGCAAAGCGGTGATGCGTCAAATTATCGAAGCTTCTCGAAAACTCGATAGCGATCAAGAATTAGCCATTTCTCTGATTCAAGTAGGCCATGATCGACAAGCGACCGAATTTCTTAAAGCTTTAGACGATCAGCTAGAATCGGCGGGGGCCAAATTCGATATCGTTGACACAATTACTATCGATGATATGGAAGATATGACCCTAGCGGAAGTTCTTCTCAACGCCATTACCGATTAA
- a CDS encoding TMEM165/GDT1 family protein produces the protein MNWQLFGLTFITVFLAEIGDKSQLVAIALGGSSKSPKAVFFGSITALICTSFLGVLAGGSMAQLFPAKILKAIAAIGFALLAVRLLWPDSD, from the coding sequence ATGAATTGGCAATTATTCGGACTGACATTTATCACGGTTTTTTTGGCAGAAATCGGCGATAAAAGTCAATTAGTAGCGATCGCTCTCGGTGGCAGTTCCAAATCACCTAAAGCTGTCTTTTTTGGCTCAATTACCGCCTTAATCTGCACCAGTTTCTTAGGAGTCCTTGCGGGCGGCAGTATGGCGCAGTTATTCCCCGCTAAGATCTTAAAAGCGATAGCGGCCATTGGTTTTGCGCTGCTTGCTGTCCGGCTGCTTTGGCCAGATTCGGATTGA
- the tadA gene encoding tRNA adenosine(34) deaminase TadA: MWDYLKSIDEKAYEKHRQWMQLALNLAATAGDRGDVPVGAVIVDKEGHLIAQGANCKEKHYDPTAHAEILAIRAASQVLGNWHLNDCTLYVTLEPCPMCAGAIIQARLGLLVYGADDPKTGVIRTVANFIDSPFSNHRLPVIAGILAKESGELLQTWFEKKR, from the coding sequence ATGTGGGACTATCTAAAGTCTATTGACGAAAAAGCCTATGAGAAACATCGGCAATGGATGCAGTTAGCTTTAAATTTAGCGGCAACTGCGGGGGATCGGGGTGATGTACCTGTGGGAGCAGTTATCGTGGATAAAGAGGGACATTTAATCGCTCAAGGGGCTAATTGCAAGGAAAAACACTATGATCCCACCGCTCACGCCGAAATTCTGGCGATTCGTGCCGCTAGTCAAGTTTTAGGCAATTGGCACTTAAATGATTGTACCCTCTACGTCACCCTCGAACCCTGTCCCATGTGTGCCGGGGCAATCATTCAGGCTAGATTAGGATTATTAGTGTACGGTGCTGACGATCCCAAAACAGGAGTTATCCGCACTGTGGCTAATTTTATAGATAGTCCTTTTTCTAACCATCGTTTACCGGTAATCGCGGGAATTTTAGCCAAGGAATCCGGGGAATTATTACAAACATGGTTTGAGAAAAAAAGATGA
- the glgA gene encoding glycogen synthase GlgA produces the protein MRILFVGAEAAPMAKVGGMGDVIGALPKVLRQLGHDVRIFLPYYGFLQEKMDIPSEPIWSGFAMFQDFLVYETVLPDTDIPLYLFGHLAFSGRSIYGGEDEAWRFTLFANGAAEFAWNYWKPQVIHCHDWHTGMIPVWMHQDPDISTVFTIHNLAYQGPWREALEKMTWCPWYMQGDNTMAAAVQFANRITTVSPTYARQIQTPIYGENLEGLLSYISGNLVGIVNGIDTEVYNPAKDVYLKQNFTPETIEKRLANKIALQEEVGLQVSRNAFVMGMVTRLVEQKGIDLVMQILDRFLTYTDAQLIILGTGDRYYETQLWEMTSRFRGRMSLHLLYSDALSRRIYGGADALLMPSRFEPCGISQLMAMRYGCIPMVRRTGGLVDTVSFHDPIQEKGTGFSFDRYEPLDLFTCMIRTWESFRYKQDWQKLQQRAMTQDFSWYKSSLEYLKIYKQITGQSEQLSDEEKDKLVALTSS, from the coding sequence ATGCGAATTCTATTTGTGGGTGCCGAGGCCGCCCCAATGGCCAAAGTTGGGGGAATGGGAGACGTAATTGGGGCATTACCGAAAGTCTTGCGTCAGCTAGGTCATGACGTGCGGATTTTTCTACCCTACTACGGTTTTCTCCAGGAAAAAATGGACATCCCTTCCGAACCCATTTGGTCAGGATTCGCCATGTTTCAGGATTTTTTAGTCTATGAGACGGTTTTACCCGATACGGATATTCCTCTCTACCTCTTTGGTCATCTAGCTTTCTCTGGACGCAGTATCTACGGAGGCGAAGATGAGGCCTGGCGATTTACCCTATTTGCCAATGGTGCGGCGGAATTCGCTTGGAATTACTGGAAACCGCAAGTTATTCACTGTCATGATTGGCACACGGGCATGATTCCCGTCTGGATGCACCAAGACCCCGATATTAGCACCGTTTTTACTATCCATAATCTCGCCTACCAGGGTCCTTGGCGCGAAGCATTAGAAAAAATGACTTGGTGTCCTTGGTATATGCAGGGCGATAATACCATGGCCGCGGCGGTTCAATTTGCTAATCGCATCACCACCGTTTCTCCCACCTATGCCCGTCAAATACAGACCCCCATTTATGGCGAAAATTTAGAGGGATTATTGTCCTATATTTCCGGCAATCTGGTGGGGATTGTCAATGGCATCGATACGGAGGTGTATAACCCGGCTAAAGATGTTTATCTTAAGCAGAATTTTACCCCAGAAACCATCGAAAAACGTCTGGCCAATAAAATTGCCCTACAAGAAGAAGTGGGGCTACAGGTCAGCAGAAATGCCTTTGTCATGGGGATGGTGACGCGTTTGGTGGAACAAAAAGGTATTGATCTAGTGATGCAAATTTTAGATCGCTTTCTCACCTATACTGATGCACAATTGATTATTTTGGGTACAGGCGATCGCTATTATGAAACCCAACTATGGGAGATGACTTCCCGTTTCCGGGGGCGAATGTCCCTGCATCTTCTCTATAGTGATGCCCTTTCCCGTCGCATCTATGGGGGGGCCGATGCTTTGTTAATGCCTTCCCGTTTTGAACCCTGCGGCATCTCCCAATTAATGGCCATGCGTTACGGTTGTATTCCCATGGTACGCCGCACTGGTGGTTTAGTCGATACGGTGTCTTTCCACGACCCGATTCAGGAAAAAGGAACGGGATTTAGTTTCGATCGCTATGAACCTTTAGACCTGTTTACCTGTATGATCCGGACTTGGGAAAGTTTCCGTTATAAACAGGATTGGCAAAAACTACAACAACGGGCAATGACTCAAGATTTCAGTTGGTATAAATCCTCTTTGGAATATCTCAAAATCTACAAACAAATCACGGGACAATCGGAGCAATTATCCGATGAGGAAAAAGATAAATTGGTCGCCCTGACTAGCAGTTAA
- a CDS encoding leucine-rich repeat domain-containing protein, protein MTAREVLELIQQAKDERAGKLDLSDRNLTEIPPEIPQLTSLQSLDLISNQIREIPEALARLTSLLVLF, encoded by the coding sequence ATGACAGCACGGGAAGTATTAGAGTTAATTCAACAGGCAAAGGACGAAAGAGCGGGGAAGTTAGATCTGTCCGACAGAAACTTAACAGAAATTCCCCCCGAAATCCCTCAACTCACCTCCCTGCAATCCCTCGACCTCATTAGTAACCAAATCAGGGAGATTCCAGAAGCGCTCGCTCGACTTACCTCCCTGCTGGTCCTCTTTTAG
- a CDS encoding o-succinylbenzoate synthase yields MYFWQFRVYQRPLLHPLQTHHGLWQIREGIIIRLEAEDGRIGWGEIAPLPEFGSETLSAAILFCQSLENPLSITSIFSISEQFPACQFAFESALEDLSIENKSRELEPKNYSYLLPTGAAVFPCLDDILAANQTNTYKWKIAVNSLKQELNLFEKLIDRLPRGIKLRLDANGGLSIAESKIWLKIADECQIIEFIEQPLPPSQLAEMWQLSQDFTTGIALDESVANLRQIEECYQRGWRGIFVIKPAINGSIQGLRNLWGKYPLDLVFSSVLETNIGRKAALRLAQEYPSKERALGFGVQQWFNDSDPDWLEKLWTTSANN; encoded by the coding sequence ATGTATTTCTGGCAATTTCGTGTTTATCAGCGTCCTTTGCTGCATCCCCTACAAACCCATCACGGACTCTGGCAAATTAGGGAAGGAATTATTATTCGCTTAGAAGCGGAAGATGGACGTATTGGATGGGGAGAAATTGCTCCTTTACCTGAATTTGGTTCGGAAACATTATCGGCAGCAATATTATTCTGTCAAAGTCTCGAAAATCCCCTATCAATAACTTCAATTTTTTCTATTTCTGAACAATTTCCCGCTTGTCAATTTGCCTTTGAATCAGCTTTAGAAGATTTAAGTATCGAGAATAAATCAAGAGAATTAGAACCGAAAAATTATAGTTATTTATTACCCACCGGTGCGGCAGTATTTCCCTGTCTGGATGATATTTTAGCCGCTAATCAAACTAATACTTATAAATGGAAAATTGCAGTTAATTCTCTCAAGCAAGAGTTAAACTTATTTGAAAAATTAATTGACCGATTACCCAGGGGAATTAAATTGCGTTTAGATGCCAATGGGGGATTAAGTATTGCTGAGAGTAAAATCTGGTTAAAAATTGCCGATGAATGTCAAATAATTGAATTTATTGAACAACCTTTACCCCCGTCTCAATTAGCGGAAATGTGGCAATTAAGTCAAGATTTTACCACAGGGATTGCTTTAGATGAATCGGTGGCCAATCTTCGACAAATAGAGGAATGTTATCAACGGGGATGGCGAGGAATTTTTGTGATTAAACCTGCTATTAATGGTTCAATACAAGGGTTAAGAAATCTCTGGGGAAAATATCCCTTAGATTTAGTATTTTCCTCTGTTTTAGAAACTAATATCGGCAGAAAAGCTGCTTTACGTCTAGCACAAGAATACCCCAGCAAGGAGCGAGCTTTAGGTTTTGGTGTGCAACAATGGTTTAATGATAGTGACCCCGATTGGTTAGAAAAACTGTGGACGACATCAGCAAACAATTAG
- a CDS encoding DUF4334 domain-containing protein, with amino-acid sequence METLELESCQSILKAGQTTTERALQLFDALEPVSLDFMLGLWQGSGLQTNHPMDGLLEASNWYGKEFVDTENVHPLLFLDGQGKIFKVAPNPTAMNWILKLPILKNNSLKPLLMLTNSLLKTETSQARLRMMEYRDKVSATMIYDYLPINDSFRKVDDNTVLGIMDFKNFPQPFFFVLKRCQR; translated from the coding sequence ATGGAAACACTAGAATTAGAAAGCTGCCAGTCGATTCTTAAAGCTGGTCAAACAACCACAGAAAGAGCTTTACAATTGTTTGACGCTCTCGAACCCGTGAGTTTAGACTTTATGCTCGGTCTTTGGCAAGGTTCTGGACTTCAGACAAATCACCCCATGGATGGTTTATTAGAAGCATCTAATTGGTATGGTAAAGAATTTGTCGATACTGAGAATGTCCACCCCCTGTTATTTTTAGATGGTCAGGGAAAAATTTTTAAGGTGGCACCTAATCCCACGGCCATGAACTGGATTTTGAAGCTGCCGATACTGAAAAATAATTCTCTGAAACCTTTGCTGATGCTGACCAACTCCTTGCTAAAAACAGAGACAAGTCAGGCTAGACTGCGAATGATGGAATATCGGGACAAAGTTAGCGCCACGATGATTTATGATTATTTGCCGATTAATGACTCTTTTCGGAAAGTAGATGATAATACGGTGCTGGGAATTATGGATTTTAAAAATTTTCCCCAGCCTTTCTTTTTTGTTCTCAAGCGATGTCAAAGATAA
- a CDS encoding HigA family addiction module antitoxin produces the protein MNNWKSPIHPGEILADELEEINLNVSQLATRVNISENELEQILKGQGNITGDIALKLGRFFNTGAEIWMNLQKAYELDLAREKLGNTLEEIIPYQSLSSG, from the coding sequence ATGAATAATTGGAAAAGTCCTATCCACCCTGGTGAAATTTTGGCTGATGAATTAGAGGAAATTAATCTTAATGTTTCTCAGCTTGCCACAAGAGTTAATATCTCTGAGAATGAACTTGAGCAAATTCTCAAGGGACAAGGAAATATCACGGGAGATATTGCTTTAAAATTAGGGCGTTTTTTTAATACCGGGGCAGAAATTTGGATGAATTTACAAAAAGCCTATGAGTTAGATCTAGCGAGGGAAAAGTTAGGAAATACCCTCGAAGAAATTATTCCTTATCAATCCCTGTCTTCAGGATAA